A region from the Terriglobales bacterium genome encodes:
- a CDS encoding HAD family hydrolase → MPDPQILLIDADDTLWENNIYFERAIAEFISFLNHRELSPPEVREVLNQAERDSIVTHGYGLHSFAHSLVQTFERLSVEPLTPALHETIHGFAHAIAEHPIEIIEGVPETLQYLAGRHRLLLVTKGVITEQSGKVERSGLKEYFTAVEIVAEKNPDAYRSLVSKYALAPGVTWMVGNSPRSDINPALSAGLNAVFVPHDQTWVLEHEEVGVPSAAGKLLQVQRFADLQVHF, encoded by the coding sequence GTGCCCGACCCGCAAATCCTCCTGATCGACGCCGACGACACGCTCTGGGAGAACAACATCTACTTCGAGCGCGCCATCGCCGAGTTCATCTCGTTCCTGAACCACCGCGAGCTTTCGCCGCCCGAGGTCCGCGAGGTGCTGAACCAGGCCGAGCGCGATTCGATCGTCACCCACGGATACGGCCTGCACAGCTTTGCCCACTCGCTCGTGCAGACGTTTGAGCGCCTTTCGGTCGAACCGCTCACGCCGGCGCTGCACGAGACCATTCACGGCTTCGCCCATGCCATCGCCGAGCATCCCATCGAGATCATCGAGGGCGTGCCGGAGACGCTCCAGTACCTCGCCGGACGGCATCGGCTGCTGCTGGTGACCAAGGGCGTGATCACCGAGCAATCGGGCAAAGTCGAGCGCTCGGGCCTGAAGGAATACTTCACCGCCGTGGAGATCGTGGCGGAAAAGAATCCCGACGCCTACCGCTCCCTGGTCAGCAAGTACGCCCTTGCCCCCGGCGTGACCTGGATGGTGGGCAACAGCCCGCGTTCCGACATCAATCCTGCGCTCAGCGCCGGCCTGAACGCCGTCTTCGTGCCCCACGACCAGACCTGGGTGCTGGAGCACGAAGAAGTGGGCGTGCCCAGCGCCGCCGGAAAGCTGCTCCAGGTGCAGCGTTTCGCCGATCTGCAGGTCCACTTCTAG
- a CDS encoding sigma factor, translated as MLRTGRRGSHRAAADDHFPDTWTRVIEEAHQYDGKTAFSSWLFTIARNLVTLSRENSVVGLRSCQSQPLRRRPKAGDF; from the coding sequence TTGCTGAGGACTGGACGGCGCGGTAGCCATCGCGCCGCGGCCGACGACCACTTCCCGGACACTTGGACGCGCGTGATCGAGGAAGCGCACCAGTACGACGGCAAGACGGCCTTCAGCTCGTGGCTGTTCACCATCGCGCGCAACCTGGTGACACTCTCAAGAGAGAACAGCGTCGTGGGGCTTCGTTCGTGTCAGTCCCAGCCCCTTCGCCGACGACCGAAGGCCGGCGACTTTTAG
- a CDS encoding MqnA/MqnD/SBP family protein encodes MAANSDSAVLTSAADVRDITVAHSPDSDDAFMFYGLATNKVRRAGLRFTHVLCDIQTLNQRAMGDAPYDLTAISFHAYPYVQEKYALLTVGASVGEGYGPMVVSPRALTQSEIRRKTIAVPGTLTTAYLALKLFAPEVQTEVVPFDQIIPRVLAGKYEAGLIIHEGQLTFAKSGLHRVLDLGDWWRRETGLPLPLGGNAIRRELGAELIANIASALRESIEYGLSHREPALAYAMQFARDLDPQLADKFVGMYVNERTLDYGPDGREAVRRLLEMGHAAGIIPHEIKLEFVG; translated from the coding sequence GTGGCTGCCAATTCCGACTCCGCCGTCCTCACCTCGGCCGCCGACGTGCGCGACATCACCGTCGCGCACAGCCCCGATTCCGACGACGCGTTCATGTTCTACGGGCTGGCGACCAACAAGGTCCGCCGCGCCGGCCTGCGCTTCACCCACGTCCTTTGCGACATCCAGACGCTCAACCAGCGCGCCATGGGCGACGCTCCCTACGACCTCACCGCCATCTCCTTCCATGCCTATCCGTATGTGCAGGAGAAGTACGCGCTGCTCACCGTGGGCGCCAGCGTGGGCGAAGGCTACGGGCCCATGGTGGTTTCGCCGCGCGCCCTCACCCAAAGCGAGATCAGGCGCAAAACCATCGCTGTCCCCGGCACGCTCACTACGGCCTACCTGGCGCTGAAGCTGTTCGCGCCCGAGGTGCAGACCGAAGTCGTTCCCTTCGACCAGATCATTCCGCGGGTGCTGGCCGGCAAATACGAAGCCGGACTCATCATCCACGAAGGCCAGCTCACCTTCGCCAAGAGCGGGCTGCACCGGGTGCTTGACCTGGGTGACTGGTGGCGCCGCGAAACCGGCCTGCCGCTGCCACTGGGCGGCAACGCCATCCGCCGCGAGCTGGGGGCGGAGCTGATCGCAAACATCGCTTCGGCGCTGCGCGAGAGCATCGAGTACGGGCTGTCGCACCGCGAGCCAGCGCTCGCCTACGCCATGCAGTTCGCCCGCGACCTCGATCCGCAGCTCGCCGATAAGTTCGTGGGCATGTATGTCAACGAGCGCACGCTGGATTACGGCCCTGACGGCCGCGAAGCCGTCCGCCGCCTGCTCGAGATGGGACACGCCGCCGGCATCATCCCGCACGAGATCAAGCTGGAGTTTGTGGGGTAA
- a CDS encoding HD domain-containing phosphohydrolase — MTFEALADLGPIVTGEGDFSQTSRTLLASLLEAVGAREGALLSFTDKPAVLRSLAAQGFLAFPDPALIPLLPRNVHALNTAKLPQIIGPGGTTIDNFLSSNGNVAPELFKCIAPLRIGSKLVGVIALGRRHGEALYGPDEVDALTLLSHYVALAVHNWALAQSLEHRITENLRLMASLHTFYDNALEAFAAAIDIKHVNVRGHSLRVGRYSAGIAEAMGLEPAQVAGMRAAGLLHDIGKVAVDKRLFAKPAALDPEEFREMADHTTVGHRIVSGVEFPWPIVPEVVRSHHERADGTGYPDKLHLPEIAMPARITAVADTFDAMVTERPYRAGMSVGEALSELVRIAPQKFDPQAVQALLIQVRRDAAGSNRTSFLDESVVCNIAPTDVDHLASSLNHKATNGRVYLT, encoded by the coding sequence ATGACGTTCGAGGCCCTCGCGGACCTTGGCCCCATCGTCACCGGCGAAGGCGACTTCTCGCAGACTTCGCGCACGCTGCTCGCTTCGCTGCTGGAAGCGGTGGGCGCGCGCGAAGGCGCCCTCCTTTCCTTCACCGACAAGCCCGCCGTGCTGCGTTCGCTGGCCGCGCAGGGATTCCTCGCGTTCCCCGACCCGGCGCTCATTCCGCTGCTGCCGCGCAACGTGCACGCGCTGAACACGGCCAAGCTGCCGCAGATCATCGGACCCGGCGGCACAACGATTGACAACTTCCTCAGCTCCAACGGCAACGTGGCGCCGGAGCTGTTCAAGTGCATCGCCCCGCTGCGCATCGGCAGCAAGCTGGTGGGCGTGATCGCGCTGGGACGTCGCCACGGCGAAGCGCTCTACGGCCCCGACGAAGTCGACGCGCTCACCCTGCTCTCGCACTATGTGGCGCTGGCGGTGCACAACTGGGCGCTGGCGCAGTCGCTGGAGCACCGCATCACCGAAAACCTGCGGCTGATGGCCTCGCTGCACACCTTCTACGACAACGCCCTGGAGGCCTTCGCCGCCGCCATCGACATCAAGCACGTCAACGTCCGCGGACACTCGCTTCGCGTGGGCCGCTACTCGGCCGGCATCGCCGAGGCCATGGGCCTGGAGCCGGCGCAGGTGGCGGGCATGCGCGCCGCAGGGCTGCTGCACGATATCGGCAAGGTGGCGGTGGACAAGCGCCTGTTCGCCAAGCCGGCGGCGCTCGATCCGGAAGAATTCCGCGAGATGGCCGACCACACCACCGTGGGCCACCGCATCGTAAGCGGCGTCGAGTTCCCCTGGCCGATCGTGCCCGAGGTGGTGCGCTCGCACCACGAGCGCGCCGACGGAACCGGCTATCCCGACAAGCTTCACCTGCCCGAGATCGCCATGCCCGCGCGCATCACCGCCGTGGCCGATACGTTTGACGCCATGGTCACCGAGCGCCCGTATCGCGCCGGCATGAGCGTGGGTGAAGCGCTGAGCGAACTGGTGCGCATCGCTCCGCAGAAGTTCGACCCGCAGGCGGTGCAGGCGCTGCTCATCCAGGTCCGCCGCGACGCCGCCGGCAGCAACCGCACGTCATTCCTCGACGAGAGCGTGGTGTGCAACATCGCGCCGACCGATGTGGACCACCTGGCCTCGTCGCTCAACCACAAGGCGACGAACGGGCGGGTGTATCTGACCTAA
- a CDS encoding Xaa-Pro peptidase family protein, translating into MTLRKIIAALLLVCSVSAAALERQSNDDYRARRQKLGALAKGGAVLLFASTEASAGDAISGFRQNNNFYYLTGNPEPGGAVLVVGAREAADDKPAREYSEVLFLPARNMVQEKWTGPKLGPDSPEARQVTGFDRVASLETLPRVLAELGPTRIYADVPRWNGTSPDAQGIEGLARLNAISGQVADAKPLLAQLRMVKDAGELALIRKATDASVAAHLAAMHAMKPGINEREISALMQYEFLRRGCERSAYAPIVGSGFYSTVLHYSADDKTVADGDVAVLDVGGEYGMYATDITRTLPANGRFTDRQREIYNIVLGAQQAAIHAFVAGKSMLRGDGPDSLNKVARDYINTHGKDLHGEPLGKYFIHGLGHFVGLEVHDPGENVPLTAGMVFTLEPGIYIPEEKLGVRIEDTFMVAADGSLVSLSAKLPRTAEDVEREMKKR; encoded by the coding sequence ATGACCTTGCGCAAAATCATCGCTGCCCTGTTGCTTGTCTGCTCCGTTTCCGCCGCCGCCCTCGAGCGTCAATCGAATGACGACTACCGCGCGCGTCGCCAGAAACTCGGCGCGCTCGCCAAAGGCGGCGCCGTGCTGCTGTTCGCCTCCACCGAGGCTTCGGCGGGCGACGCCATCAGCGGCTTCCGCCAGAACAATAATTTCTACTACCTCACCGGCAATCCCGAGCCTGGCGGCGCGGTGCTGGTGGTGGGCGCGCGTGAAGCGGCCGACGACAAGCCCGCGCGCGAGTACTCCGAAGTTTTGTTTCTCCCGGCGCGCAACATGGTGCAGGAGAAATGGACCGGCCCCAAGCTCGGGCCCGACAGCCCCGAGGCCAGGCAGGTCACCGGCTTCGACCGCGTGGCCTCCCTGGAGACATTGCCGCGCGTCCTCGCCGAACTCGGCCCGACCAGGATCTACGCTGACGTGCCTCGCTGGAACGGCACGTCGCCTGACGCGCAGGGCATCGAGGGCCTCGCGCGCCTGAACGCCATTTCCGGCCAGGTCGCCGACGCCAAGCCGCTGCTGGCGCAGTTACGCATGGTGAAAGATGCAGGCGAGCTCGCGCTTATCCGCAAAGCGACCGACGCTTCCGTTGCCGCGCACCTGGCCGCCATGCACGCCATGAAGCCTGGCATCAACGAGCGCGAAATCTCCGCGCTCATGCAGTACGAGTTCTTACGCCGCGGCTGCGAGCGCTCCGCCTACGCGCCCATTGTGGGCTCCGGCTTCTACTCCACCGTGCTGCACTACTCCGCCGACGACAAGACCGTGGCCGACGGCGACGTGGCCGTGCTCGACGTGGGCGGCGAATATGGCATGTACGCCACCGACATCACGCGCACCCTGCCCGCCAACGGCCGCTTCACCGACCGCCAGCGCGAGATCTACAACATCGTGCTTGGGGCGCAGCAGGCCGCCATCCACGCCTTCGTCGCCGGCAAGTCGATGCTGCGCGGCGACGGCCCCGACTCGCTCAACAAAGTCGCCAGGGACTACATCAACACTCACGGCAAGGACTTGCACGGCGAGCCGCTGGGCAAGTACTTCATCCATGGCCTCGGCCACTTCGTCGGACTCGAAGTTCACGATCCCGGCGAGAACGTTCCGCTCACCGCCGGCATGGTCTTCACGCTCGAGCCCGGCATCTACATTCCCGAGGAAAAGCTCGGCGTGCGCATCGAAGACACGTTCATGGTCGCTGCCGACGGCTCGCTCGTTTCGCTCAGCGCCAAGCTCCCCAGAACGGCCGAAGACGTGGAGCGCGAGATGAAGAAGCGTTGA
- a CDS encoding cellulose synthase family protein → MALMAAGSPRGVGHYFRTHFLDTTFKGLYQPNGFDLALLVPYFVVLIILAFYGLHRYVLVYQYYKYRRNRSPQPLGQFADLPRITVQLPVFNEQFVVDRLIESVCRLNYPREKLDIQVLDDSTDETVTVARGAVERWAALGFDISYHHRDNRGGFKAGALQEGMQSAKGGLIAIFDADFTPPEDFLLRTVHYFTDPTVGMVQTRWTHINRHYSFLTEVESILLDGHFVLEHGARSRRGVFFNFNGTAGIWRRAAIEDAGGWQHDTLTEDTDLSYRAQLRGWRFRYLQDVECPAEVPVEMTAFKTQQARWAKGLIQTSLKILPSVLRSNVPRKVKVEAWYHLTANISYPLMIALSVLLLPAMIIRFYQGWFQMLYIDLPLFLASTCSISSFYLVSQKELYPKTWKRTFLYLPFLMALGIGLTITNSKAVIEALLGIRSPFARTPKYRVESRKDSAARARKYRRRLGWVPWIEIAIGAYFATTVYYAVVNENYFTVPFLGLFVLGYWYTGLMSLLQGRFERLSLTATEPHSKPYAVGV, encoded by the coding sequence ATGGCCCTGATGGCGGCGGGCTCTCCGCGCGGCGTGGGCCATTACTTCCGCACGCACTTCCTCGACACGACCTTCAAGGGCCTCTACCAGCCAAATGGCTTCGACCTGGCGCTGCTGGTTCCCTACTTCGTCGTCCTCATCATTCTGGCGTTCTACGGGCTGCACCGCTACGTCCTCGTCTATCAGTACTACAAGTATCGGCGCAATCGCTCGCCGCAGCCGCTCGGGCAATTCGCTGACCTGCCGCGGATCACGGTGCAGCTGCCCGTTTTCAATGAGCAGTTCGTGGTTGACCGGCTCATCGAGTCGGTGTGCCGGCTGAATTATCCCCGCGAAAAGCTCGACATCCAGGTGCTCGACGACTCCACCGACGAGACCGTCACCGTCGCCCGCGGCGCCGTGGAGCGCTGGGCGGCGCTTGGCTTTGACATCAGCTACCACCACCGCGACAATCGCGGCGGCTTCAAGGCGGGCGCGCTCCAGGAAGGCATGCAGTCGGCCAAGGGCGGGCTGATCGCCATCTTCGACGCCGACTTCACGCCTCCGGAAGACTTCCTGCTGCGCACCGTGCACTACTTCACCGACCCAACGGTCGGCATGGTGCAAACCCGCTGGACGCACATCAATCGCCACTACTCGTTCCTGACGGAAGTCGAGTCCATCCTGCTCGACGGCCACTTCGTCCTCGAGCACGGAGCGCGCTCGCGCCGCGGCGTCTTTTTCAACTTCAACGGCACGGCCGGCATCTGGCGCCGCGCCGCCATCGAAGACGCCGGCGGCTGGCAGCACGACACGCTCACCGAAGACACCGACCTCTCCTACCGTGCGCAGCTTCGCGGCTGGCGCTTCCGCTACCTGCAGGACGTGGAGTGCCCGGCCGAGGTTCCGGTCGAGATGACTGCCTTCAAGACGCAGCAGGCGCGCTGGGCCAAGGGCCTGATCCAGACGTCGCTGAAGATTCTGCCGTCGGTCCTGCGCAGCAACGTGCCGCGCAAGGTGAAGGTCGAAGCCTGGTACCACCTCACGGCCAACATCAGCTATCCGCTCATGATCGCGCTGAGCGTGCTGCTGTTGCCCGCCATGATCATTCGCTTTTACCAGGGCTGGTTCCAGATGCTCTACATCGATCTGCCCCTGTTCCTGGCCTCGACCTGCTCGATTTCCAGCTTCTATCTGGTCTCACAGAAAGAGCTCTACCCGAAGACGTGGAAGCGCACGTTCCTCTACCTGCCGTTCCTGATGGCGCTCGGCATCGGGCTCACCATCACGAATTCGAAGGCGGTGATCGAGGCGCTGCTCGGCATCCGCTCGCCGTTCGCGCGCACGCCCAAGTATCGCGTCGAGTCGCGCAAGGACAGCGCCGCCCGCGCCCGCAAGTACCGCCGCCGCCTCGGCTGGGTTCCCTGGATCGAGATCGCCATCGGCGCCTACTTCGCCACGACCGTCTACTACGCAGTGGTCAACGAGAACTACTTCACCGTGCCCTTCCTCGGACTGTTCGTGCTGGGCTACTGGTACACCGGCCTGATGTCGCTGCTCCAGGGCCGCTTCGAGCGCCTCTCGCTCACCGCCACCGAGCCGCACAGCAAACCCTACGCCGTCGGGGTCTAA
- a CDS encoding Zn-dependent hydrolase: protein MARTGTARGAQSLKPAADLDQQLAKWQPYRMPFNGAGLSARERQLVDKLVEANHYIDYIYWRQSDSEALALLRRLMNSRNPRDQKIARMLRINGSRFDLLEEERPFVGTESLSPGRGFYPEGITREEIEKYVAAHPEKKKAIYDERTVVRRNGGELDAIPYRVAYREFLLPAARLLKEAAALSDDPAFARFLTLRADALLTDDYYPSDIAWLELNDPKFDIIYAPYETYLDGLLGVKTSYGGAVMIRNREESQKLALYQKYVPDIQEALPLPPEDRPSKQKHLTPMEVMDTPFRSGDLRHGYQPVADNLPNDPRIHQEKGSKKLFFKNFMDARVNVVILPIARKLMEPEQAAQASGEGYMASTVMHEICHGLGPAFARRNGQQVDIREAVGPAYSGLEEAKADTVGMFGLKWLVDKGALPKERLPEYYASYVAGMFRTMRFGVAEAHGRAEMMEFNFLAEQKAITRSVSGRYRVDYQRMPAAIAALAKELLEIEATGDRQRGEALLARYDKMPDELKKSLAGVTGVPVDIDPIFSFPEPIQ, encoded by the coding sequence ATGGCGCGTACGGGCACGGCGCGCGGCGCGCAGAGTCTGAAGCCCGCGGCGGACCTGGACCAGCAGCTTGCCAAGTGGCAGCCCTACCGGATGCCGTTCAACGGCGCTGGCCTGAGCGCGCGCGAGCGGCAACTGGTGGACAAGCTGGTGGAGGCGAACCACTACATTGATTACATCTACTGGCGGCAGTCGGATTCTGAAGCGCTGGCGCTGCTCAGGCGCCTGATGAACAGCAGGAACCCGCGGGACCAGAAGATCGCGCGCATGCTGCGCATCAACGGAAGCCGCTTCGATCTGCTGGAAGAGGAGCGGCCGTTCGTGGGCACGGAATCGCTCTCGCCGGGCCGCGGATTCTATCCCGAGGGCATCACGCGCGAAGAGATCGAGAAGTACGTGGCCGCTCATCCGGAGAAGAAGAAGGCCATCTACGATGAACGCACGGTGGTGCGTCGCAACGGCGGCGAACTCGACGCGATCCCGTACCGCGTGGCCTACCGCGAGTTCCTTCTTCCCGCCGCCAGGCTGCTGAAGGAGGCCGCGGCGCTGAGCGACGATCCGGCGTTCGCGCGCTTCCTCACGCTGCGCGCCGACGCGCTGCTCACCGACGACTACTACCCGAGCGATATCGCCTGGCTGGAGCTGAACGATCCGAAGTTCGACATTATTTATGCGCCCTACGAGACCTATCTCGACGGCCTGCTTGGCGTGAAGACCAGCTACGGCGGCGCGGTGATGATCCGCAACCGCGAGGAGAGCCAGAAGCTGGCGCTTTACCAGAAGTACGTGCCTGACATCCAGGAGGCGCTGCCGCTTCCGCCCGAGGACCGTCCGAGCAAGCAGAAACACCTCACGCCCATGGAGGTGATGGACACGCCGTTCCGCTCCGGCGACTTGCGCCATGGATACCAGCCGGTGGCCGACAATCTGCCCAACGATCCGCGCATCCACCAGGAAAAGGGATCGAAAAAGCTGTTCTTCAAGAACTTCATGGATGCGCGCGTGAACGTGGTGATCCTGCCGATCGCGCGCAAGCTGATGGAACCGGAGCAGGCGGCGCAGGCCTCGGGCGAAGGCTACATGGCATCGACCGTGATGCACGAGATCTGCCACGGCCTGGGACCGGCGTTTGCCCGCCGCAACGGCCAGCAGGTGGACATCCGCGAGGCGGTTGGGCCGGCCTACAGCGGGCTGGAAGAGGCCAAGGCTGACACCGTGGGCATGTTCGGTTTGAAGTGGCTCGTGGACAAGGGTGCGCTGCCGAAAGAGCGCCTGCCGGAGTACTACGCGTCGTATGTCGCGGGCATGTTTCGCACCATGCGCTTCGGCGTGGCTGAGGCGCATGGCCGCGCCGAGATGATGGAGTTCAATTTCCTCGCGGAGCAGAAGGCGATCACACGCAGCGTCTCGGGCCGCTACCGGGTTGATTATCAGCGGATGCCGGCAGCCATCGCGGCGCTCGCCAAAGAGCTGCTGGAGATCGAGGCGACTGGCGACCGGCAACGCGGAGAAGCGCTGTTGGCTCGTTACGACAAGATGCCGGATGAACTGAAGAAGTCGCTGGCCGGCGTCACCGGAGTGCCGGTGGATATTGACCCGATATTCTCGTTTCCCGAACCGATACAGTAG
- a CDS encoding biotin transporter BioY: protein MSKATSQVQPLARPLVPAFVREITLIVSASLFVALCARLTLPLPFTPVPLTLQNFGVLLVGMMLGARRGFAALVLYLAEGTLGMPVFNPTGPGGLAQLLGPTGGYLIAYPLVAAIAGFFADRGRKWLTPSLAPAFFAELCLGAVLAEALLFAAGVGWLVLISRQPLLNVARLALYPFLFAEVIKIMAAAGLVSRPGVARLLRS, encoded by the coding sequence ATGAGCAAAGCCACTTCACAAGTCCAGCCGCTCGCCCGCCCGCTTGTTCCGGCGTTCGTGCGCGAAATCACGCTGATTGTCAGCGCCAGTCTTTTTGTCGCGCTTTGTGCGCGCCTCACCCTTCCGCTGCCCTTCACGCCCGTGCCGCTCACGCTGCAGAACTTCGGCGTGCTGCTGGTGGGCATGATGCTGGGCGCCCGTCGCGGATTCGCGGCCCTGGTTCTCTACCTCGCCGAAGGCACGCTCGGAATGCCCGTATTCAATCCCACCGGACCGGGCGGCCTCGCACAACTTCTCGGCCCCACCGGCGGATATCTGATCGCCTATCCGCTGGTCGCTGCCATTGCAGGATTTTTCGCTGACCGCGGACGCAAGTGGCTCACGCCATCGCTCGCCCCGGCATTTTTCGCCGAGCTCTGCCTGGGCGCCGTGCTTGCGGAAGCCTTGCTCTTCGCCGCAGGCGTGGGCTGGCTGGTGCTGATTTCTCGCCAGCCGCTGCTCAACGTGGCGCGCTTGGCCCTCTACCCGTTCCTCTTCGCTGAAGTCATCAAGATCATGGCCGCCGCAGGGTTGGTGTCGCGTCCGGGCGTGGCGCGCCTGCTACGGAGCTGA
- a CDS encoding PilZ domain-containing protein has product MHERRKFERVALPPSAKVVATTAEKEVLGPVAVIGRGGLLVDTQKDFRLGQLYDLVVVDEREGIQRPLRVVARYRVAEGVGFEFDGLDADAAVEIGVIIGKHYSAGAGR; this is encoded by the coding sequence GTGCACGAGCGCCGGAAGTTTGAACGGGTGGCGCTGCCACCCTCGGCCAAAGTAGTCGCAACTACCGCGGAGAAGGAAGTGCTCGGGCCTGTGGCGGTGATTGGGCGAGGCGGTCTCCTGGTAGACACGCAGAAAGACTTTCGCCTCGGGCAGCTCTACGATCTGGTCGTCGTGGATGAACGCGAGGGCATTCAGCGGCCCCTGCGCGTGGTGGCGCGCTATCGCGTGGCCGAGGGTGTAGGGTTCGAGTTTGACGGGCTCGATGCCGATGCGGCGGTGGAGATCGGCGTGATCATCGGAAAGCACTACTCGGCGGGAGCGGGGCGATAA